The Oculatellaceae cyanobacterium genomic interval GTGGAGCATTCTGCGGAATTGCTTGATTGTTATTTAAGCTACCTGACTGGGCTAATAAAGGTAGATTACGTTGACCAATAATCATACTTTGAGCAATAAAACGACTACCATTGCGATCGCTTTGGAAACTTCCAAAAATTGGTGTACCCACAGGGATAATTACCTTACCATTGCGATCGCGCACTTCCTCCTGTAGCAGCAATACTTCTCGTTTGAGCGTTCCAACTTGCAAAATTAAATCATTTGCGCCTGTATAAAGTAGATTTAATTGAGTGCCTGCTGGTAATAAGTATGGCAAATTAGTACTGTAATTTGCTCTCTGCGAGAAATTAACAGAATTGATATTAGTTTGAGGAGTTGAATATACCAGTCTATTAGAACTAATAGCAGCCTGATTAAAATTTCTTGGCGGTGCGATCGCGCTACTTTGTCTTGTTGGTTGTGTTTGTAATACTCCTGACGAAGAGGGTAGCGCCTGACCAAATTCAATCACTGGATTTGCCGTTGCTGTTGATATAGGTGTAGATATTCCCCCCCTACCATCAGAAAAATATGGCAAACTTCTTTCAGAGATTTGATTATTTGGAAATATCGGTGTTGGTAAATTGATTAATGATGTTGTTGCAGGCGGTACATTGACATTTGACCCACCAAAAATATTTAGCGGTGGTACCTGCACTAATGGTGTTTGTTGATTGGTCAATGTCGCTGGCGGCAATATACTTAACGGGGTGCTTGGTATGACATTTGAAGGCGTTCTTATTCCAGCAATCAACGGGCGCAATACCCACCGCTCTCCATTGGATGCTGGAGGTAAAATAAGCTCTACCTGTTCTGGTGTCAAAACAAATTGTGGTGATAACTCTAAAACAATCGTTGTTAGATTAGATTGCGACTTGAGTATTTGAATAGCACGTACTGCACCGGAATAACTTTGTTGTGTTGGTACTGTTCCTAACTGCGTATTAGGTAAGTCAATCACAATCCTAGTTGGTTGAAACAACAAAGAATAGCGAGGAAGCGTTGCTTGATCTAAATTGATTTCCAACTGATTTGTAGTTGGGTCAAATCTCCAGCCAGTAAGATTAGCAGAATAAGCTAACTGCTCCGAAAAGCAAACTGCGCTGACAGCGATTAAACTAGCAATGCTTAATTTTTTTACCAACATCGCCAAATACCAAAATCTCCAACCTTTCCTTTCTATTGCTTTTAAGTGTAAATTAAGATTCATTTTTAATCCTCAATACTTATTAAATTAAGTAGCCTTTTTATAAAAGTCAATAGACTTATTGCAAAAATCATAATTTTATTGTTTCAATCCCAAGGACGCAAAGGTAGCAAAGATAAAAATTGACTTTATCAATAGGTTTATTTTGTGTTTTTTTTACAAACATTTTTTTATCTTAACTAGAAAAAACTGCGGCTTGGAGTTTTTTGTTTAATTATGTTAACTTAATGATTGCAACTAAAACAACTTAATAATTATAGGATAAATCTAAAATTATATCTCTTCTTTACCCACTCCCTAAACTCTTGTGATATATGTCACACCTAAACTTATAACTGCTCACCAGAAAAATCTAATATATGTCACATATTAGTTAAGCTCGACATCACTTGAACCCAAGAGTTCCATCACTTAGTAATTTCCGAAAAAATGAAATAATACCACAAGTAGACTAATAAACTTTATTGATATTTTATCTTTTTAGGACTTAATATATATCACATTCATGCCCACAAATCCATTAAGATTTGTCAAGATGTGCTACAAACCCTAATTATTAAAGTGGGTAGAAACAGTGAAAGTCACTAATCTAGAGGTAGGGAATAAATTTCTGGAGTTCCAGCGTGTGGAGATAGCATTGCAGCCAACCGAAGAAAAATATCGCAGTATTTTTGAAAATGCCGTTGAGGGTATGTTTCAGAGAACACCCGACGGTCGCTATCTATTGGCTAACCTAGCACTAGCAAGGATATATGGCTATGAATCATCAGCACACTTGCTGATGTATCTCACAGATATTGACCGTCAGCTTTATGTTGATTCGCAGCGACATCAACAGTTTATCGAGCTGATACAGCAAAATGAGCAAATTTCTGGCTTTGAATCTCAAGTTTATCGCCAAGACGGTAGCGTTATTTGGATTTCTGAAAGTGCTAGGGCTGTACGCGATCAAAATGGTGTTCTGATTTACTGTGAAGGTTTTGTTACAGATATACAAGAGCGAAAATTAGCCGAAGAAAAGTGGTGGAAATTAGAAGAAAAATTTCAAAAACAAACTGAGGAACTGCAAGCTAGCCTTGAGAAACTACATAAGATTGAGTTTCAGCTAATTCATAGTGAAAAAATGTCTAGTATAGGACAAATGGTTGCTGGTGTTGCTCATGAAATTAACAATCCAGTTACATTTGTTTGTGGCAATCTCCTCCATGCTGGTCAATATGCTGAAGATTTATTAAACTTGCTAAAACTTTACCAACAGCACTATCCGCAACCTGCGCCTGAAATTGAAGAAGAAATAGAAGCGTTGGATTTGGATTTTATGATGGTAGACTTTCGTAAAACCTTATCTTCAATGCAAATGGGTGCCGATCGCATCCGCCAAATTGTTCATTCTTTGCGAAACTTCTCGCGGATGGATGAAGCGCAGATGAAGGCAGCTAATATTCATGAAGGTATAGACAGTACGCTGCTAATTCTTAACAACCGCACAAAACCAAAAGGACAAAATCCTGGGGTTAATATTATCAAAAACTATGGAAAATTACCTTTGATTAAATGCTACGGGGAACTTTTGAATCAAGTATTTATGAATCTTTTATCTAATGCTATTGATGCTTTAGAGGAGTACAACCAAATAAGGCTAGAAAACCAACTACAGTTAAATCCTAGTACTATTACAATTAGCACTGAAATAATTGATTCAGAATGGGTAGCAATTAAAATTGCTGATAATGGCGTTGGAATGCCAGAAGAAGTAAAAGAAAAAATATTTAACTCTTTTTTTACTACTAAACCAATAGGTAAAGGTACAGGATTAGGTTTATCAATTAGCCATCAAATCGTTGTAGATAAACATGGCGGCAACCTCAAATGTATTTCTGCTCCTGAGCAAGGTACAGAATTTATTATAGAAATTCCACTTAATGCTTAGAGTTTATACAAAATTATTATTATTGAAATTGAAATAAATTATTACATCAAGTTCAGTCAATTAACCCTAATATGCGTAGAGGCGGGTTGACAGATAAAATTTGCTCCTGATAAATATCTGGGTTTAACTCGCCCCTACAACTAAGAATTCCATTCCCACATACGTTTGCCAGCTTGCCAAGTACCCATAATAATTGGCGTAATAGGGATTTGGGAAGTGCCGAGCGATCGCTTTTCCCTCCTTAGCTCCTAAGCTTTAGCAGTAAATAGTTATCAGTTTGATCTCTGGGTAACGAGGTACGCATCCCCCACTGTATGTATGCGCCACTACTTACTGATTTAATCTTCTCGTCTTGGGAATTTAAACAATCGCAACATATCACTTGACGATATCAGGTTCTTTGCTCATGCTAAATGACAACTACAAACGCTAAAACACTGAGCATGAGTAACCCTGAACAAAAAAATCT includes:
- a CDS encoding AMIN domain-containing protein — encoded protein: MNLNLHLKAIERKGWRFWYLAMLVKKLSIASLIAVSAVCFSEQLAYSANLTGWRFDPTTNQLEINLDQATLPRYSLLFQPTRIVIDLPNTQLGTVPTQQSYSGAVRAIQILKSQSNLTTIVLELSPQFVLTPEQVELILPPASNGERWVLRPLIAGIRTPSNVIPSTPLSILPPATLTNQQTPLVQVPPLNIFGGSNVNVPPATTSLINLPTPIFPNNQISERSLPYFSDGRGGISTPISTATANPVIEFGQALPSSSGVLQTQPTRQSSAIAPPRNFNQAAISSNRLVYSTPQTNINSVNFSQRANYSTNLPYLLPAGTQLNLLYTGANDLILQVGTLKREVLLLQEEVRDRNGKVIIPVGTPIFGSFQSDRNGSRFIAQSMIIGQRNLPLLAQSGSLNNNQAIPQNAPLPTYTWGDVPTNYFNTSQNTTIKTGQIVPVQLMQNLSYRLN
- a CDS encoding ATP-binding protein, producing MKVTNLEVGNKFLEFQRVEIALQPTEEKYRSIFENAVEGMFQRTPDGRYLLANLALARIYGYESSAHLLMYLTDIDRQLYVDSQRHQQFIELIQQNEQISGFESQVYRQDGSVIWISESARAVRDQNGVLIYCEGFVTDIQERKLAEEKWWKLEEKFQKQTEELQASLEKLHKIEFQLIHSEKMSSIGQMVAGVAHEINNPVTFVCGNLLHAGQYAEDLLNLLKLYQQHYPQPAPEIEEEIEALDLDFMMVDFRKTLSSMQMGADRIRQIVHSLRNFSRMDEAQMKAANIHEGIDSTLLILNNRTKPKGQNPGVNIIKNYGKLPLIKCYGELLNQVFMNLLSNAIDALEEYNQIRLENQLQLNPSTITISTEIIDSEWVAIKIADNGVGMPEEVKEKIFNSFFTTKPIGKGTGLGLSISHQIVVDKHGGNLKCISAPEQGTEFIIEIPLNA